Proteins found in one Roseovarius pelagicus genomic segment:
- a CDS encoding DUF2254 domain-containing protein yields the protein MDDIRLLPATLLRMARQYARKLWVRVVAMGLLAVVSLGLAQLAGIWLPEEIRGRVNGASVDRLLDIIANAMLAVTIFSMTVMVTVYRSSSTQWTPRVHQLIMQDKTTQKTLAAFIGAYVYALVAIVMREVAVFGDDHAFVVFWVTVLVLVFVVVNLVRWVLHLQTFGSLLDTTRQVEDITTRQFKERLKTPCLGANPLPDDLPEELQPICAKQSGYVQHIYPEGLNAAAKRFDVDLYLTQAVGSFVFLNQPLVWVGGVWDAKAEDDDSSEGLSSLIRDHVIIGDLRTYDQDPRFGLIVMGEMASKALSPGINDPGTAIDVITRIGRILSSYWTEEDNEESPELSRLYVPPLSPADLIEDGYSALARDGAALVEVQQHLQATLGGLMRHPDVGLAKAAEHAARRYLVRAMRSLPFEDDRAELRSSAHADVRRNVPKSTAPGDHD from the coding sequence ATGGATGACATCCGTCTATTGCCCGCAACACTGCTGCGCATGGCACGCCAGTACGCACGCAAGCTGTGGGTGCGGGTGGTGGCGATGGGCCTTCTGGCCGTTGTATCGCTGGGGCTTGCGCAGTTGGCAGGCATCTGGTTGCCAGAAGAGATCCGAGGACGGGTCAACGGCGCGTCGGTCGACCGGCTGTTGGATATTATCGCCAATGCGATGCTGGCGGTCACTATTTTCAGCATGACAGTTATGGTCACGGTCTACCGCAGTTCCTCCACGCAATGGACCCCACGGGTGCATCAGTTGATCATGCAGGACAAGACCACGCAGAAAACGCTGGCCGCGTTTATCGGGGCCTATGTCTATGCGCTGGTGGCAATCGTGATGCGCGAGGTGGCGGTGTTCGGGGATGATCACGCCTTTGTCGTGTTCTGGGTGACGGTGTTGGTGCTGGTTTTTGTCGTGGTCAATCTGGTGCGTTGGGTTCTGCACCTGCAAACGTTCGGCAGCCTGCTGGATACGACACGGCAAGTCGAGGACATCACCACTCGCCAGTTCAAGGAACGGCTGAAAACGCCCTGTCTGGGGGCCAATCCGTTGCCGGATGATCTGCCCGAGGAACTGCAACCGATCTGTGCCAAGCAGAGTGGCTATGTGCAGCATATCTATCCCGAGGGGCTGAATGCGGCGGCCAAACGCTTTGATGTGGATCTGTATCTGACGCAGGCAGTGGGTAGTTTCGTGTTCCTTAACCAACCGTTGGTTTGGGTCGGCGGCGTATGGGATGCTAAGGCGGAAGACGATGACAGCAGCGAAGGGCTGTCGTCGCTCATTCGCGATCATGTCATCATCGGCGATCTGCGTACCTATGATCAGGATCCACGCTTTGGTCTGATCGTCATGGGTGAGATGGCATCAAAGGCGCTGTCGCCGGGGATCAATGATCCGGGCACTGCGATCGATGTGATTACGCGGATCGGGCGCATCCTGTCGAGCTACTGGACCGAAGAGGACAACGAGGAGTCCCCTGAACTGAGCCGCCTCTATGTGCCGCCTTTGTCACCCGCGGACCTGATCGAGGACGGGTACAGCGCGCTGGCGCGTGACGGGGCGGCACTGGTCGAAGTGCAACAGCATCTGCAGGCGACGCTGGGCGGGTTGATGCGGCATCCCGATGTCGGACTGGCCAAGGCTGCGGAACACGCCGCGCGACGCTATCTGGTGCGGGCGATGCGGTCGCTACCGTTCGAGGATGATCGGGCAGAATTGCGGAGCAGCGCGCATGCGGATGTGCGCCGCAACGTTCCCAAATCGACAGCGCCGGGGGATCACGACTGA
- a CDS encoding GcvT family protein translates to MKTHAQAVVIGGGVIGCSILYHLTKQGWADVVLLERNELTSGSTWHAAANIHGLHDSANISRLQHYTMNLYNSLEQETGQSCGVFQPGSLYLAQTEAREHQLRLQAAKAKLYGMNFHEIDRAKAEELHPLVNFDGIRCIMWEPDGGNVDPSGVTNAYAAGARQNGAEIHRFTPVTGTVAQPDGSWIVETPKGNIQTEWVINAAGLWGREVAALAGIELPLQPTEHQYFVTETIAEIAGMDRRLPSVADRDGEYYLRQEGKGLLIGAYERDMKFWAEDGTPLDFAHDLFADDLDRIEPNMMRAIDRVPAVGEAGIKRVINGPMIWSPDSNVILGPVPELKGYFCCNGIIPGFSQSAGMGLMVAQWVTEGEMKYDMFAWDMARFGHWADKAFTKAKVRDQYAHRFAIHFPNEERSAGRPCRVRPIYEMQKDMGAVFGLNYGWEHPLWFADAPGATDTNGFTRQNWWGPVGDECRMLRERAGIIDISNFAKYRCAGPGAEDWLNAVFANRMPKSVGRSCLTPLISVRGGIAGDFTVTRTGDAEFWIIGSGMAERYHKRFLHMVPLPDGTVFESHTEAMCGFNVAGPQARNMLQHMTNTSLSTQDFPFMRSKMIELAGVECLALRVSFTGDLGWELHCKTQDQAQLYAALIAAGKEIGAGPVGGRALMSLRVEKGYGSWSREYSPEYWPQEVGLAGLCKMDKEFLHKPALAKVMDNAPRETLVLLHVNEDDTAASNADATGGEPIFKDGKGIGRVTSGTYGYTVGMSLALGYVKGAVPGDTVEVMILGRPHRAVILAEPPFDPKGEKLRA, encoded by the coding sequence ATGAAAACCCATGCACAGGCCGTCGTGATCGGCGGCGGCGTCATCGGATGCTCGATCCTTTACCATTTGACTAAACAGGGCTGGGCCGACGTTGTCCTGCTGGAACGCAATGAGCTGACCAGTGGCAGTACATGGCATGCGGCGGCCAATATCCACGGGTTGCACGACAGCGCCAACATCAGTCGCCTGCAACACTACACGATGAACCTGTATAATTCGCTAGAGCAGGAAACTGGCCAAAGCTGTGGCGTGTTTCAGCCCGGCAGCCTCTATCTGGCGCAGACCGAAGCGCGCGAACACCAGCTGCGGCTGCAAGCGGCCAAGGCCAAGCTATACGGGATGAATTTTCACGAGATTGACCGTGCGAAAGCAGAGGAACTGCACCCGCTGGTCAATTTCGACGGCATTCGCTGCATCATGTGGGAGCCGGATGGCGGCAACGTGGACCCGTCTGGCGTGACCAATGCCTATGCGGCCGGCGCACGGCAGAACGGCGCCGAAATCCATCGCTTTACGCCCGTGACGGGCACTGTGGCGCAACCGGATGGCAGCTGGATCGTCGAGACGCCCAAGGGCAATATCCAGACCGAATGGGTGATCAATGCTGCGGGGCTGTGGGGGCGTGAAGTGGCGGCATTGGCCGGGATCGAACTGCCATTGCAGCCGACCGAACACCAATACTTCGTGACCGAAACCATCGCCGAGATTGCCGGTATGGATCGTCGCCTGCCATCCGTCGCGGACCGCGACGGGGAATATTACCTGCGCCAAGAGGGTAAGGGTCTGCTGATCGGGGCCTATGAACGGGACATGAAGTTCTGGGCAGAAGATGGCACGCCGCTGGATTTTGCGCATGACCTCTTTGCCGATGATCTGGACCGGATCGAGCCGAACATGATGCGCGCCATCGACCGCGTTCCGGCCGTGGGTGAGGCGGGGATCAAACGGGTCATCAATGGCCCGATGATCTGGTCCCCGGACAGCAACGTGATCCTTGGGCCGGTGCCCGAACTCAAAGGGTATTTCTGCTGTAACGGGATCATACCGGGGTTCAGTCAGTCAGCGGGCATGGGGCTGATGGTCGCCCAGTGGGTGACAGAGGGCGAGATGAAGTACGACATGTTCGCATGGGACATGGCACGGTTCGGGCATTGGGCGGACAAGGCGTTTACCAAGGCCAAGGTGCGTGACCAGTATGCGCATCGCTTTGCTATCCACTTTCCCAACGAGGAACGCAGCGCAGGGCGTCCGTGCCGGGTGCGGCCGATTTACGAGATGCAAAAGGACATGGGCGCGGTGTTCGGTCTCAACTATGGGTGGGAGCATCCCTTGTGGTTCGCCGATGCGCCGGGTGCAACGGACACCAACGGGTTTACCCGGCAGAACTGGTGGGGGCCGGTGGGTGATGAATGCAGGATGCTGCGCGAACGGGCCGGAATAATCGACATCTCGAACTTTGCCAAATACCGCTGTGCGGGGCCGGGGGCCGAGGATTGGTTGAACGCCGTTTTCGCCAACCGGATGCCCAAATCTGTCGGCCGGTCCTGCCTGACGCCGCTGATTTCGGTACGCGGCGGGATTGCAGGAGATTTTACCGTGACGCGCACAGGCGACGCGGAGTTCTGGATCATCGGATCAGGCATGGCAGAGCGGTATCACAAACGGTTCCTCCACATGGTGCCGCTGCCCGATGGCACAGTGTTCGAGAGCCATACCGAGGCAATGTGCGGTTTCAACGTGGCCGGTCCACAGGCGCGTAACATGCTGCAACACATGACGAATACATCACTGTCGACGCAGGATTTCCCGTTCATGCGGTCGAAGATGATCGAACTGGCGGGCGTGGAGTGCCTTGCGCTGCGGGTCAGCTTTACCGGTGATCTGGGATGGGAACTGCATTGCAAAACCCAAGATCAGGCGCAGCTATACGCGGCGCTGATTGCCGCCGGAAAGGAGATCGGTGCAGGGCCTGTCGGCGGGCGCGCATTGATGAGCTTGCGGGTCGAAAAAGGGTACGGGTCGTGGAGCCGGGAATACAGCCCCGAATACTGGCCCCAAGAGGTCGGGCTGGCGGGGTTGTGCAAGATGGACAAGGAGTTTTTGCACAAGCCCGCGCTGGCCAAGGTCATGGACAATGCCCCGCGCGAAACGCTGGTGTTGTTGCATGTGAACGAGGATGACACCGCAGCATCGAACGCCGATGCGACGGGCGGCGAGCCGATTTTCAAGGATGGCAAGGGGATCGGGCGGGTCACGTCGGGGACCTACGGCTATACCGTGGGGATGAGTCTGGCGCTGGGATATGTGAAGGGTGCGGTGCCGGGCGATACCGTCGAGGTGATGATCCTCGGGCGACCACACCGGGCGGTGATCCTTGCAGAACCGCCGTTCGACCCAAAAGGCGAGAAGTTGCGGGCGTGA
- a CDS encoding site-specific tyrosine recombinase XerD: MSDGTTWISAFLEAQAAEQGATENTLMAYARDLGDFQEWLSRAGHNVANASQLDVENYLIHCEAQGLAKSTRARRLSAIKQLYRFAFEDRLRADNPAIRLKGPGRDQRLPKTLTEEEVDRLLDAARSHGRNARDRLRNTCLMELLYATGMRVTELVSLPVTAARGDPRMLLIRGKGGKERMVPLSSPARVALAAWLKDHDDRADAARAKGASPSPYLFASAGKLGHLTRHRFYGLIKELAVAGGVSPARVTPHTLRHAFATHLLANGADLRAIQTLLGHADVATTEIYTHVLEERLKALVLEHHPLAKGSD, translated from the coding sequence ATGAGTGACGGCACCACATGGATCTCCGCCTTTCTGGAGGCACAAGCCGCCGAACAGGGCGCGACAGAGAATACGCTCATGGCCTATGCACGTGATTTGGGCGATTTTCAGGAATGGCTGAGCCGCGCCGGGCACAACGTTGCCAATGCCAGCCAGTTGGACGTCGAAAACTACCTGATTCATTGCGAGGCTCAGGGGCTGGCGAAATCCACCCGTGCCCGCCGCCTTTCGGCGATCAAACAGCTCTACCGCTTTGCGTTCGAGGACCGGTTGCGCGCAGATAATCCGGCCATCCGCCTGAAGGGACCGGGGCGCGACCAACGTCTGCCGAAAACCCTGACCGAGGAAGAGGTCGATCGCCTGCTGGACGCTGCACGCAGCCACGGACGCAACGCGCGCGACCGTTTGCGCAACACGTGTCTGATGGAACTGCTCTATGCCACTGGTATGCGTGTCACCGAACTCGTCTCGCTCCCGGTCACAGCGGCACGCGGCGATCCGCGTATGCTGCTTATTCGCGGCAAAGGCGGCAAGGAACGCATGGTCCCCCTGTCATCCCCCGCACGCGTTGCACTGGCGGCGTGGTTGAAGGATCATGACGACCGCGCCGACGCGGCCCGCGCCAAAGGGGCAAGCCCCTCGCCATATCTTTTTGCTTCGGCGGGCAAACTTGGCCATCTCACGCGCCATCGGTTTTACGGCCTTATCAAAGAGCTCGCCGTTGCGGGCGGCGTCAGCCCGGCGCGCGTGACCCCTCATACCCTGCGCCATGCCTTTGCCACGCATCTGTTGGCCAACGGAGCGGACTTGCGTGCGATTCAGACGCTTCTGGGTCATGCCGATGTCGCCACAACCGAGATTTACACGCATGTGCTGGAGGAACGGCTCAAGGCACTGGTTCTGGAGCACCACCCGCTGGCAAAGGGGTCAGATTAG
- the aroB gene encoding 3-dehydroquinate synthase: MTEIVHVALGSRAYDVHVGPGLLGQSGRLIAPLLRRPRVVVVTDDNVGPLHLETLRNGLAQNGVKLESLELPAGEATKSWPHLERTVEWLLDQKVERNDIVIALGGGVIGDLVGFAAAVLRRGVRFVQIPTSLLAQVDSSVGGKTGINAPHGKNLIGAFHQPSLVLADTDVLASLSRRDFLTGYGEVVKYGLLGDASFFQWLEVNGSRAADGDMAARIKAVKRSVEMKAEIVVRDETEQGDRALLNLGHTFCHALEAATGYSDRLLHGEGVAIGCTLAFELSARLGLCSQEDPSRVRAHLRDMNMKVDLSDIEGELPDEEALVALMGQDKKVLDGQLRFVLARGIGDAFVTSDVPREAVTGVLRDALAGR; the protein is encoded by the coding sequence ATGACTGAAATCGTGCATGTGGCATTGGGATCGCGCGCCTACGACGTGCATGTGGGGCCGGGCCTGCTGGGGCAATCCGGGCGGCTGATTGCCCCGCTGCTACGGCGTCCGCGCGTCGTGGTGGTGACGGATGACAATGTCGGGCCGCTGCATCTGGAAACCTTGCGCAATGGTCTGGCGCAGAACGGTGTAAAGCTGGAATCGCTGGAACTGCCAGCTGGGGAAGCGACCAAGTCATGGCCGCATCTGGAGCGCACGGTGGAATGGTTGCTGGATCAGAAGGTCGAGCGCAATGACATCGTGATCGCGTTGGGGGGCGGTGTCATCGGCGATCTGGTGGGGTTTGCGGCAGCGGTCCTGCGCCGAGGCGTTCGGTTTGTGCAGATACCGACGAGCCTGCTGGCGCAAGTTGACAGTTCAGTTGGCGGCAAGACCGGAATCAATGCGCCGCACGGTAAAAACCTGATAGGCGCATTTCATCAGCCCAGCCTCGTTCTGGCCGATACTGATGTTTTGGCATCGCTTAGCCGTCGTGATTTTCTGACTGGATACGGTGAGGTGGTGAAATATGGACTGCTGGGAGATGCATCGTTTTTTCAATGGCTTGAGGTGAATGGTTCGCGTGCTGCCGATGGTGATATGGCGGCACGGATCAAGGCTGTGAAACGTTCGGTCGAGATGAAAGCCGAGATCGTTGTGCGCGATGAAACCGAACAAGGCGACCGGGCATTGCTCAACCTCGGGCACACGTTCTGTCATGCGCTGGAGGCGGCAACTGGGTATTCTGATCGCTTGCTGCATGGCGAAGGCGTCGCTATTGGCTGTACACTGGCGTTTGAGCTGTCCGCGCGTCTGGGACTATGCAGCCAAGAAGACCCAAGCCGGGTGCGCGCCCATCTGCGCGACATGAATATGAAGGTCGATCTGTCTGATATTGAAGGGGAATTGCCAGATGAAGAGGCGTTGGTCGCGTTGATGGGACAGGATAAGAAAGTGCTGGACGGTCAACTGCGGTTCGTGCTGGCGCGCGGGATCGGTGACGCCTTTGTGACATCAGACGTCCCGCGCGAGGCGGTTACGGGCGTGTTGCGGGATGCATTGGCCGGGCGTTAA
- a CDS encoding arsenate reductase ArsC gives MSDPIKNVLFLCTGNSARSILAESILNREGLGRFRAYSAGSDPKDSPHPRALHLLDNMNHPTGDLRAKSWDEFATPNAPQMDFVFTVCDNAANEVCPFWPGQPISAHWGLPDPAAVTGTEAEQALAFAETYRMLRNRISIFVNLPMNQLDEMTLREKLDEIGKAQDTVPAP, from the coding sequence ATGTCCGATCCGATCAAGAACGTCCTTTTCCTCTGCACGGGCAATTCTGCACGTTCGATTCTGGCCGAATCGATCCTGAATCGCGAAGGGTTGGGCCGGTTTCGCGCCTATTCAGCGGGCAGCGACCCCAAGGACAGCCCACACCCTCGCGCATTGCACCTGCTGGACAATATGAACCACCCCACCGGTGATCTGCGCGCCAAAAGCTGGGACGAGTTCGCCACACCGAACGCGCCACAAATGGATTTCGTATTCACCGTCTGTGACAATGCCGCCAATGAGGTCTGCCCGTTCTGGCCCGGTCAGCCGATCAGCGCGCACTGGGGTCTGCCCGACCCTGCTGCTGTGACCGGCACGGAGGCCGAACAGGCGCTTGCTTTTGCAGAAACCTACCGGATGCTGCGCAATCGCATTTCGATCTTTGTAAACTTGCCGATGAACCAGCTTGACGAGATGACCCTGCGGGAAAAACTCGACGAGATCGGTAAAGCGCAGGACACTGTCCCTGCACCGTGA
- a CDS encoding shikimate kinase, with amino-acid sequence MMGAGKTAVGKALAVRLGAQFLDSDAEIEAAANMTIAEIFQRDGEAFFRDRETEVIDRLMETQCCVLSTGGGAFLSERNRALISQKGVSVWLNAELKLLWGRVRHKDTRPLLRTDNPYQTLRALYDARVPIYAQADLAVMARPEYSIDQMTDQVMDALVQRPDVVEANT; translated from the coding sequence ATGATGGGCGCGGGCAAGACCGCTGTGGGCAAGGCTCTGGCGGTGCGGCTTGGGGCACAGTTCCTTGATTCCGATGCAGAGATCGAAGCCGCCGCCAACATGACCATTGCAGAAATTTTTCAACGTGACGGCGAGGCGTTTTTTCGCGATCGCGAGACAGAGGTCATCGACCGGCTGATGGAGACGCAATGCTGCGTCCTGTCCACAGGGGGCGGTGCATTTTTGTCCGAGCGCAATCGCGCGCTGATCTCGCAAAAGGGCGTATCGGTCTGGCTCAACGCCGAGTTGAAGCTGCTGTGGGGGCGGGTTCGGCACAAGGACACGCGGCCACTGTTGCGCACTGATAACCCCTACCAGACGCTACGCGCGCTCTATGACGCCCGCGTGCCGATCTATGCGCAGGCTGATCTGGCCGTGATGGCGCGGCCAGAATATTCGATTGATCAAATGACGGATCAGGTGATGGATGCGCTGGTTCAACGTCCGGACGTGGTGGAGGCAAATACATGA